In a single window of the bacterium (Candidatus Blackallbacteria) CG13_big_fil_rev_8_21_14_2_50_49_14 genome:
- the msrA gene encoding peptide-methionine (S)-S-oxide reductase — protein MPPVEAAVPPGLQAATFAGGCFWCMEPPFDHLEGVISTTSGYTGGKTKNPSYEEVSRGWTGHAEAVQVLFDPKKVSYEKLLFVFWRQIDPTAINRQFVDNGSQYRTAIFYHSEAQKKAALKSKAELEKLGKFKQPIVTEIVPAGEFYPAEDYHQNYYQKHPYKYKYYRFNSGRDQFLENIWGKDRPH, from the coding sequence ATGCCGCCAGTCGAAGCTGCTGTCCCTCCCGGCTTGCAGGCCGCCACTTTTGCAGGCGGCTGTTTCTGGTGTATGGAACCGCCCTTTGATCATCTTGAGGGGGTTATTTCCACCACCTCAGGCTATACCGGAGGAAAAACCAAAAACCCCAGCTACGAAGAGGTGTCTCGGGGTTGGACAGGCCATGCTGAAGCGGTACAAGTGCTCTTTGACCCGAAAAAAGTAAGCTACGAAAAACTACTCTTTGTTTTCTGGCGCCAAATCGACCCCACGGCCATCAATCGTCAGTTTGTCGACAATGGCAGCCAATACCGCACCGCCATTTTTTATCACAGCGAAGCCCAAAAAAAAGCAGCTCTCAAATCCAAGGCTGAGTTAGAAAAGCTGGGAAAATTCAAACAGCCGATCGTGACCGAAATCGTACCCGCAGGAGAATTTTATCCTGCCGAAGACTACCATCAAAATTACTATCAAAAGCACCCCTACAAATACAAATACTACCGCTTCAATTCAGGCCGGGATCAGTTTCTTGAAAATATCTGGGGCAAAGATCGGCCCCATTGA
- a CDS encoding aspartate-semialdehyde dehydrogenase: MKKQYTVGILGATGLVGREMIKTLLERNFPVGEWVPLASARSAGTVISVGSQHLPVQIAEPEIFKGIDFLFSSAGGSVSKALVPAAVEAGCIVIDNTSAFRMQDHVPLVVPEVNPEALRDHKGLIANPNCSTAQLVVVLKPLHDAFTIKRIVCSTYQAVSGAGNKAVEELYTQSEQVLIGQPAVPQVLPYPIAFNVIPFIGDFEANGYTNEEMKMTQEVAKIMGSPIPTTATCIRVPVANGHSESVNLEFARPVTPQEARLVLQEAPLVTVRDDCQLRHFPYPLDVAGTDPVYVGRIRCDVSHPNGLNLWIVADNLRKGAALNAVQIAEKMIEMELV; encoded by the coding sequence ATGAAAAAACAATACACTGTTGGCATTTTGGGGGCCACGGGCCTGGTGGGCCGTGAAATGATCAAAACCTTGCTGGAGCGCAATTTCCCAGTGGGTGAATGGGTTCCTTTGGCTTCTGCCCGTTCCGCAGGAACCGTGATCAGTGTGGGCTCTCAGCATTTGCCTGTTCAAATTGCCGAGCCTGAGATTTTTAAGGGCATTGACTTTCTCTTTTCTTCTGCCGGTGGCAGTGTCAGCAAAGCCCTGGTGCCAGCGGCTGTTGAGGCGGGTTGTATCGTGATTGATAATACCAGCGCCTTTCGCATGCAGGACCATGTGCCCCTGGTGGTGCCTGAGGTCAATCCTGAAGCTTTACGCGATCACAAAGGGCTGATTGCCAATCCCAATTGTTCCACTGCTCAGTTGGTGGTGGTGCTGAAGCCACTGCACGACGCCTTTACGATCAAACGGATTGTCTGTTCGACCTACCAGGCGGTTTCTGGCGCTGGGAATAAGGCCGTTGAAGAATTGTATACCCAGTCTGAACAGGTTCTGATCGGGCAACCCGCTGTTCCCCAGGTTTTGCCTTATCCGATTGCTTTTAACGTGATTCCCTTTATTGGCGATTTTGAGGCCAATGGCTATACCAATGAAGAGATGAAAATGACCCAGGAGGTTGCGAAAATCATGGGCTCACCGATTCCCACCACCGCGACCTGTATCCGGGTGCCAGTGGCGAATGGCCACAGTGAGTCGGTCAATCTGGAGTTTGCACGCCCGGTGACCCCCCAGGAGGCCCGTCTGGTGCTTCAGGAGGCTCCCCTGGTGACCGTACGTGATGATTGCCAATTGCGCCATTTTCCCTATCCGTTGGATGTCGCAGGAACCGATCCTGTCTATGTGGGTCGGATTCGCTGCGATGTTTCACATCCCAATGGTCTGAATCTTTGGATTGTGGCAGATAATCTGCGTAAGGGTGCGGCCTTGAATGCTGTGCAGATTGCTGAAAAAATGATCGAAATGGAATTGGTCTGA
- a CDS encoding hydroxymethylbilane synthase, which translates to MTETLRLKLGTRGSPLALWQTEQVAARLRAQLPGCEPEICIIKTQGDKILDLPLAQIGDKGLFTKELEQALLNREIDLAVHSLKDLPTELPEGLALGAILERHDPHDVLVSSQNITLQDLPTGAVVGTGSQRRRTQLMQARPDLVFQDLRGNIQTRLSKLDRGDYAAIVMAQAALDRMQLHHRISQVLPMAIMLPAVGQGAIGIEISAERQDLQAVLAALHDPETGRCCGAERAFLRALGGGCQTPLGAYANLLPERPDQLTIYGYVSREDGQSFWRDKLQGPVDQAEQLGQQLAEKMLTTAGDLLD; encoded by the coding sequence ATGACTGAGACGCTGCGTCTGAAATTGGGCACCCGTGGTAGCCCGCTCGCACTTTGGCAAACTGAACAGGTTGCTGCCAGATTGCGTGCTCAACTGCCTGGTTGTGAGCCTGAAATCTGCATTATTAAAACCCAGGGCGACAAGATTCTCGATCTGCCCCTGGCACAAATCGGGGACAAGGGGCTCTTTACCAAAGAACTGGAACAGGCGCTTTTGAACCGGGAAATTGATCTCGCAGTTCACAGTCTCAAGGATCTTCCCACGGAATTGCCGGAGGGTTTGGCCCTGGGAGCTATTCTAGAACGCCATGATCCCCATGATGTGTTGGTTTCATCCCAAAATATAACCCTTCAGGATTTGCCCACTGGAGCTGTGGTGGGAACGGGCAGTCAGCGGCGTCGTACGCAATTGATGCAGGCCCGTCCGGATTTGGTTTTTCAGGATTTACGTGGCAATATTCAAACCCGCTTGAGCAAACTGGATCGGGGGGATTATGCCGCAATTGTGATGGCCCAGGCGGCGCTTGATCGCATGCAGCTTCATCATCGCATTTCTCAGGTTTTGCCCATGGCAATCATGTTGCCAGCGGTAGGCCAGGGTGCGATTGGCATTGAAATTTCGGCTGAACGTCAGGATCTTCAAGCGGTTTTGGCCGCTTTGCACGACCCCGAAACAGGGCGCTGTTGTGGTGCCGAACGGGCTTTCCTGCGGGCTTTGGGGGGGGGGTGCCAGACCCCTTTGGGTGCCTATGCGAATCTGCTGCCTGAGCGGCCCGATCAACTCACGATCTATGGCTATGTCTCCCGTGAAGATGGCCAAAGTTTCTGGCGCGACAAATTGCAGGGCCCAGTAGATCAGGCTGAGCAATTGGGACAGCAGTTGGCAGAAAAGATGTTGACTACTGCCGGAGATTTATTGGACTGA